From Peromyscus maniculatus bairdii isolate BWxNUB_F1_BW_parent chromosome 8, HU_Pman_BW_mat_3.1, whole genome shotgun sequence, a single genomic window includes:
- the Spata22 gene encoding spermatogenesis-associated protein 22 isoform X1 produces the protein MKRNLNESSTRSTAGCLPVPLFNQKKRNRQPLTSNPLQNDPGISTVSDSYGSPPLPTDWAWEAVNPEVTPLKKTMNTRQIPASASYPLKSQDSVSKSIQSNAEGSQSGWGYRGDNRNTSLRTWDKNDFRPQCKTASPAANSEFSSYAVNLGAQRQKQSGTPEFSDFHGNRETEVLRQTCFSKVPGSTVKGPDRASALQAFKPRFQQNQFKKTVLGDTPGENTLKEAPLRQLKEKDNSLRIISAVIESMRYWRAQVQKTVLLFEILAVLDSAVTPGPHYSKTFLMRDGKNTLPCVFYEIDRELPRLIRGRVHRCVGHYDPDKNIFKCVSVRPASASEQKTFQAFVTIADAEMKYHTKIMNEM, from the exons atgaagagaaacctAAATGAAAGTTCAACTCGAAGTACAGCAG GCTGTTTGCCTGTGCCATTGTTCAATCAGAAAAAGAGGAACAGACAGCCATTAACTTCTAATCCACTTCAGAATGATCCAGGTATCAGTACTGTTTCTGACAGTTACGGTTCCCCTCCTCTACCCACAG ATTGGGCATGGGAAGCTGTGAATCCAGAGGTGACTCCtctaaagaaaacaatgaatacAAG GCAAATACCAGCATCTGCGTCTTATCCCCTGAAAAGTCAAGATTCTGTGTCTAAATCTATTCAGTCAAATGCTGAAGGAAGCCAAAGTGGTTGGGG CTACAGAGGTGACAACAGAAATACCAGCTTGAGAACTTGGGATAAAAATGATTTCCGACCTCAGTGTAAAACAGCAAGCCCAGCAGCAAATAGTGAATTCAGTTCTTATGCAGTGAATCTGGGAGCTCAACGACAGAAACAGTCAGGAACACCTGAATTTTCTGATTTTCATGGAAACAGGGAAACTGAAGTACTCAGACAAACATGTTTCTCCAAAGTGCCTGGCTCTACAGTGAAAGGCCCGGACAGAGCCAGTGCATTGCAGGCATTTAAGCCCCGTTTTCAACAAAACCAGTTTAAAAAAACAGTGTTGGGAGACACTCCAGGAGAAAACACTCTGAAG GAAGCTCCCTTGCGTCAGTTAAAGGAAAAGgataattctttaagaattattTCTGCAGTCATTGAAAGCATGAGGTATTGGCGTGCACAAGTGCAGAAAACTGTACTTCTTTTTGAAATATTGG CTGTCCTAGATTCAGCTGTCACGCCTGGCCCACATTATTCAAAGACTTTTCTCATGAGAGATGGGAAAAATACTCTTCCATGTGTATTTTATGAAATT GATCGTGAACTTCCAAGACTGATCAGAGGCCGAGTTCACAGGTGTGTTGGGCACTATGACCCAGACAAGAACATTTTCAAGTGTGTGTCTGTTAGACCAGCATCTGCTTCTGAACAAAAGACTTTCCAAGCATTTGTTACCATTGCTGATGCTGAGATGAAGTATCATactaaaataatgaatgaaatgtaA
- the Spata22 gene encoding spermatogenesis-associated protein 22 isoform X2 produces MKRNLNESSTRSTAGCLPVPLFNQKKRNRQPLTSNPLQNDPDWAWEAVNPEVTPLKKTMNTRQIPASASYPLKSQDSVSKSIQSNAEGSQSGWGYRGDNRNTSLRTWDKNDFRPQCKTASPAANSEFSSYAVNLGAQRQKQSGTPEFSDFHGNRETEVLRQTCFSKVPGSTVKGPDRASALQAFKPRFQQNQFKKTVLGDTPGENTLKEAPLRQLKEKDNSLRIISAVIESMRYWRAQVQKTVLLFEILAVLDSAVTPGPHYSKTFLMRDGKNTLPCVFYEIDRELPRLIRGRVHRCVGHYDPDKNIFKCVSVRPASASEQKTFQAFVTIADAEMKYHTKIMNEM; encoded by the exons atgaagagaaacctAAATGAAAGTTCAACTCGAAGTACAGCAG GCTGTTTGCCTGTGCCATTGTTCAATCAGAAAAAGAGGAACAGACAGCCATTAACTTCTAATCCACTTCAGAATGATCCAG ATTGGGCATGGGAAGCTGTGAATCCAGAGGTGACTCCtctaaagaaaacaatgaatacAAG GCAAATACCAGCATCTGCGTCTTATCCCCTGAAAAGTCAAGATTCTGTGTCTAAATCTATTCAGTCAAATGCTGAAGGAAGCCAAAGTGGTTGGGG CTACAGAGGTGACAACAGAAATACCAGCTTGAGAACTTGGGATAAAAATGATTTCCGACCTCAGTGTAAAACAGCAAGCCCAGCAGCAAATAGTGAATTCAGTTCTTATGCAGTGAATCTGGGAGCTCAACGACAGAAACAGTCAGGAACACCTGAATTTTCTGATTTTCATGGAAACAGGGAAACTGAAGTACTCAGACAAACATGTTTCTCCAAAGTGCCTGGCTCTACAGTGAAAGGCCCGGACAGAGCCAGTGCATTGCAGGCATTTAAGCCCCGTTTTCAACAAAACCAGTTTAAAAAAACAGTGTTGGGAGACACTCCAGGAGAAAACACTCTGAAG GAAGCTCCCTTGCGTCAGTTAAAGGAAAAGgataattctttaagaattattTCTGCAGTCATTGAAAGCATGAGGTATTGGCGTGCACAAGTGCAGAAAACTGTACTTCTTTTTGAAATATTGG CTGTCCTAGATTCAGCTGTCACGCCTGGCCCACATTATTCAAAGACTTTTCTCATGAGAGATGGGAAAAATACTCTTCCATGTGTATTTTATGAAATT GATCGTGAACTTCCAAGACTGATCAGAGGCCGAGTTCACAGGTGTGTTGGGCACTATGACCCAGACAAGAACATTTTCAAGTGTGTGTCTGTTAGACCAGCATCTGCTTCTGAACAAAAGACTTTCCAAGCATTTGTTACCATTGCTGATGCTGAGATGAAGTATCATactaaaataatgaatgaaatgtaA